A part of Larkinella insperata genomic DNA contains:
- a CDS encoding GyrI-like domain-containing protein, translating to MIPRIETLPEKKLVGQRLRMSFAHDRTGELWRSFMPRRKEIINPATADLLSLQVYDKPLAYAKFSPTTEFEKWALVEVTGFDSMPEGLETFTLPAGLYAVFLYKGASSEFTETFQFIFGTWLPSSEYVLDDRPHFEVLGEKYRNNDPDSEEEIWVPIRLKSK from the coding sequence ATGATCCCACGAATAGAAACCTTACCCGAAAAGAAATTAGTGGGTCAACGGCTGCGAATGTCGTTTGCCCACGACCGAACCGGTGAGTTATGGCGGAGTTTCATGCCCCGTCGGAAAGAAATCATCAACCCGGCCACCGCGGATTTACTCTCGTTGCAGGTTTACGATAAACCGCTGGCCTACGCAAAGTTTTCGCCAACGACGGAATTTGAGAAGTGGGCGCTGGTGGAAGTAACCGGTTTTGACTCCATGCCGGAGGGCCTGGAAACTTTTACCCTACCCGCTGGTTTGTATGCGGTTTTTCTGTACAAAGGCGCTTCGAGCGAATTTACTGAAACGTTTCAATTCATTTTTGGAACGTGGCTGCCTAGCTCGGAATACGTTCTGGATGACCGGCCACATTTCGAAGTACTGGGCGAGAAATACCGAAACAATGACCCGGATTCGGAGGAGGAAATCTGGGTTCCGATCCGGTTGAAAAGCAAGTAA
- a CDS encoding DUF3748 domain-containing protein has protein sequence MNSRIGWLLLGAGLQTCAPKPHLTMNFTERQLTFDAKGHTIHNAQAFSPSDEWLVYDTRNVDTGIGSTGSIEMVNVKTGETKVLYQTENQTEFGPGVGAVTFSPTQNRVLFIHGIRNADQAKPYGFARRTGVAIDTDQPGKPIFLDARDVTPPFTPGALRGGTHAHGWSADGQWISFTYNDYLLDQLSKTAPAVKDLRVVGVMAPIKKVEVSDDGSRENNSGELFSVIVTRVTESPKPGSDEIDKAFDEGWMGTDGYRKADGSWQKRALAFQGNVRNKEGKTVTEIFVADLPDDLTQAVDGQPLAGTETTRPNPPKGVQQRRITFTEHGAEGPRHWLRTTPDGALIGFLAKDPSGTIQLFGVSPNGGPVRQLTKQPFSIQTTFNFSPDGRWVAYAADNSVFITEVATGEFRRLTPRSSDDVQPRNGVVWSNKGDQIAYNRYVTTEKGRFLQLFVLEKGR, from the coding sequence ATGAACTCCCGGATTGGCTGGCTCCTTCTCGGTGCGGGCCTGCAAACCTGCGCTCCCAAACCCCACCTGACCATGAATTTTACCGAAAGACAACTTACGTTCGACGCCAAAGGGCACACCATTCATAACGCCCAGGCGTTTTCACCCTCCGACGAATGGCTGGTTTACGACACCCGGAACGTCGATACCGGCATCGGTAGCACGGGTTCTATTGAAATGGTGAACGTAAAAACCGGTGAAACCAAGGTGCTGTACCAGACGGAAAACCAGACCGAATTTGGCCCCGGCGTGGGGGCCGTTACGTTCTCGCCGACCCAAAACCGGGTGTTGTTTATCCACGGTATTCGGAACGCCGACCAGGCAAAGCCGTACGGTTTTGCCCGCCGGACGGGCGTGGCCATTGACACCGATCAGCCCGGCAAACCGATTTTTCTGGACGCCCGCGATGTGACGCCCCCGTTTACGCCGGGGGCCTTGCGGGGCGGTACCCACGCCCACGGCTGGAGCGCCGACGGCCAGTGGATCAGCTTCACCTACAACGATTACCTGCTCGACCAACTGAGCAAAACGGCCCCGGCGGTGAAGGACCTCCGCGTGGTGGGCGTGATGGCGCCGATCAAAAAAGTGGAAGTGTCCGACGACGGCTCTCGGGAAAACAATTCGGGAGAGTTATTCTCGGTGATCGTCACCCGCGTGACCGAATCGCCGAAGCCGGGGAGCGACGAGATTGACAAAGCCTTTGACGAAGGCTGGATGGGCACGGACGGATACCGTAAAGCGGACGGAAGCTGGCAGAAGCGGGCACTGGCGTTTCAGGGCAATGTGCGGAACAAAGAAGGCAAAACCGTCACCGAAATTTTTGTGGCCGACCTGCCCGACGATCTGACCCAGGCCGTTGACGGTCAGCCGCTGGCGGGAACCGAAACGACTCGTCCCAACCCGCCGAAAGGGGTTCAGCAGCGCCGGATCACGTTTACGGAACACGGAGCCGAAGGTCCCCGGCACTGGCTTCGGACGACGCCCGACGGGGCACTCATCGGTTTTCTGGCAAAAGACCCCAGCGGAACCATTCAGCTTTTTGGCGTATCGCCCAACGGCGGCCCCGTCCGGCAACTGACGAAACAGCCGTTTTCCATTCAGACCACCTTTAACTTCAGTCCCGATGGCCGCTGGGTGGCTTATGCCGCCGACAACAGCGTGTTCATCACCGAGGTCGCGACCGGCGAGTTCCGGCGGTTAACGCCCCGGTCGTCGGACGACGTGCAGCCCCGCAACGGTGTCGTCTGGTCCAACAAAGGCGATCAGATTGCGTATAACCGGTATGTGACGACGGAAAAGGGACGGTTTTTGCAGTTGTTCGTGTTAGAGAAGGGACGGTAA
- a CDS encoding alpha/beta fold hydrolase: MKPLYSYLLVFVLLSLSACEKGGEADTERTLYLRHKGADMPIWVRGNLASDKLVLFLHGGPGDCAMCYRHYLKDLEKDVAVAYWDQRIAGSSSGKVDVKTLNYEQFGEDAYYVVKLLKEQYPHTRIYLLAHSFGVELAWQFLTTRDNQKMVSGLMAVNGTFSTYRWLVQMRAWILREARLQNNAEIQKYAEENPVTRENLGTYKWPELYKRMLDLGGNPVSIYDDKSFVLNYLFASPNTALAQFSHPKAYTDYGDHEIRTYEKSALLKTVQIPVTLFWGKKDGVVPVEIGYETRDLLTQTTPAFVLFEQSYHEPFISETDRFVAEVLKFVK, encoded by the coding sequence ATGAAACCGCTTTATTCATACCTCCTTGTTTTTGTGCTCCTTTCGCTCTCCGCGTGTGAGAAAGGCGGAGAAGCCGACACCGAACGAACCCTGTATTTACGGCACAAAGGGGCGGATATGCCCATCTGGGTGCGCGGCAACCTGGCGTCGGACAAACTGGTTCTTTTCCTGCACGGCGGCCCCGGCGACTGCGCCATGTGTTACCGTCATTACCTCAAAGACCTGGAAAAAGACGTAGCCGTGGCTTACTGGGACCAGCGCATTGCGGGTTCGTCGTCCGGGAAAGTGGACGTAAAAACGCTGAACTACGAACAGTTTGGCGAAGATGCCTATTACGTGGTGAAGCTCCTGAAAGAGCAGTACCCGCACACCCGGATTTACCTGCTGGCTCACAGCTTCGGCGTCGAGTTGGCATGGCAGTTTCTGACCACGCGCGACAACCAGAAAATGGTCAGCGGGTTGATGGCCGTCAACGGAACGTTTTCGACTTATCGCTGGCTGGTGCAGATGCGCGCGTGGATTTTGCGCGAAGCCCGGCTTCAGAACAACGCGGAAATCCAAAAATACGCCGAGGAAAATCCGGTGACGCGTGAAAATCTGGGCACCTATAAATGGCCCGAACTCTACAAACGGATGCTGGATCTGGGCGGCAACCCGGTTTCGATTTACGACGATAAATCGTTCGTTCTCAATTACCTGTTTGCTTCACCTAATACCGCGCTGGCGCAGTTCTCGCACCCGAAAGCCTACACCGACTACGGCGATCACGAAATCCGGACGTATGAAAAGAGCGCACTCCTGAAGACCGTCCAGATTCCGGTGACCTTGTTCTGGGGCAAGAAAGACGGGGTGGTGCCCGTTGAAATTGGTTACGAAACCCGCGATTTGCTGACGCAGACCACCCCCGCGTTTGTCCTCTTCGAGCAGTCGTACCACGAGCCGTTTATCAGTGAGACCGATCGGTTTGTGGCCGAGGTGCTGAAGTTTGTCAAGTAA
- a CDS encoding aldo/keto reductase, translated as MSNTAKQAASTFKIGGELEINRLGYGGMQLTGPGVWGDAPNRETAKQVLRNAVEAGVNFIDTADSYGPHTNEVLIAEALHPYPAGLLIATKGGFDRTGPNQWVTNGRPEHIREAIEGSLQRLKLDHIDLWQLHRFDSNVPVEETLGPVVEAVQAGKIRHVGLSEVGIEDIERAEKVLPIVSVQNLYNLGNRKWEDVLDYTAQRGMAFIPWYPLASGPDKLASKIQAIAQKHSATTAQIALAWLLKRSPNMLLIPGTSSPEHLKENLAADQIELSDDDFAALSE; from the coding sequence ATGAGCAACACAGCAAAACAAGCCGCTTCAACCTTCAAAATTGGTGGTGAACTGGAAATCAACCGTCTGGGCTACGGCGGTATGCAATTGACCGGCCCCGGTGTTTGGGGCGACGCGCCCAACCGTGAAACCGCCAAGCAGGTCCTGCGGAATGCCGTGGAAGCGGGGGTGAATTTCATTGATACGGCGGACTCCTACGGCCCCCATACCAACGAAGTCCTGATTGCCGAAGCCCTCCATCCGTATCCCGCCGGGCTGCTGATTGCCACCAAAGGCGGCTTCGACCGGACGGGACCGAACCAATGGGTCACCAACGGCCGCCCGGAGCACATTCGCGAAGCTATTGAAGGCAGCCTGCAACGGCTGAAGCTGGACCATATCGACCTCTGGCAACTGCACCGGTTTGATTCGAACGTGCCGGTGGAAGAAACCCTCGGGCCGGTGGTGGAAGCCGTTCAGGCCGGAAAAATCCGGCACGTAGGGCTGTCAGAAGTTGGTATTGAAGACATTGAACGGGCCGAAAAAGTCCTGCCGATTGTTTCGGTACAGAACCTGTACAACCTCGGCAATCGCAAGTGGGAAGACGTACTGGATTATACGGCCCAGCGCGGCATGGCGTTCATTCCCTGGTATCCGCTGGCGTCCGGGCCGGACAAGCTGGCGAGTAAAATTCAGGCGATTGCCCAGAAACACAGCGCCACCACGGCCCAGATCGCGCTGGCCTGGCTGCTGAAACGCTCCCCGAACATGCTGCTGATTCCGGGCACCAGCTCGCCGGAGCACCTGAAGGAAAACCTGGCCGCCGACCAGATCGAGCTGTCCGATGACGATTTTGCGGCTCTGTCGGAATAG
- a CDS encoding helix-turn-helix domain-containing protein encodes MAHSKPYRIKSITEIHRLMDLPKPHHPLIGMIDLKGLKNDPNLTSVVSDLYVISLKRGCDKLFYGQQRYDFDEGLMAFIAPGQILRGEANGVPHKLDGWMLFIHPDFLWNTPLAKKIRQYEYFGYASNEALFLSDKEETLINGIVDNIKQEYHSTIDKFSQDVIIAQLEVLLTYAQRFYERQFITRKITSHKVLDRLEEVLTDYFNNEDLVSKGLPTVRYMADALHMSTKYLSSLLKQLTGQTTQQLIHEKLIEKAKEKLSTTDLSVSEIAYELGFEHSQSFNKLFKAKTRQSPLEFRQSFN; translated from the coding sequence ATGGCTCATTCAAAACCGTATCGCATCAAATCCATCACGGAAATTCACCGGTTAATGGATCTTCCCAAGCCGCATCATCCGCTCATCGGTATGATCGACCTGAAAGGACTGAAAAACGACCCCAACCTAACTTCCGTTGTTTCTGACTTGTATGTTATATCGCTAAAAAGGGGCTGCGACAAACTCTTCTATGGGCAACAGCGGTATGATTTTGATGAAGGCTTAATGGCTTTCATCGCCCCCGGTCAGATTTTGCGGGGCGAAGCAAACGGGGTGCCTCACAAGCTCGACGGCTGGATGTTGTTTATTCATCCTGACTTTTTGTGGAACACGCCACTCGCCAAAAAAATCAGGCAATACGAGTATTTTGGTTATGCTTCCAACGAAGCTCTGTTTCTGTCCGACAAAGAAGAAACCCTCATCAACGGTATCGTCGACAACATCAAACAGGAGTACCACTCCACCATCGACAAATTCAGCCAGGATGTCATTATTGCCCAGCTGGAGGTTTTGCTGACCTACGCCCAACGCTTTTACGAACGGCAGTTCATCACCCGCAAAATCACCAGCCACAAGGTGCTGGACCGGTTGGAAGAAGTACTGACGGATTATTTCAACAACGAAGATTTGGTGTCAAAAGGGCTGCCCACGGTTCGCTACATGGCCGACGCACTGCACATGTCCACCAAATATTTAAGCAGCTTACTCAAGCAGCTGACCGGGCAAACTACGCAGCAACTCATTCACGAAAAGCTGATCGAGAAAGCCAAAGAAAAACTGTCCACCACCGACTTGTCCGTCAGCGAAATTGCCTACGAACTAGGCTTTGAGCATTCCCAGTCGTTCAATAAACTGTTCAAGGCGAAGACCCGGCAAAGCCCGCTGGAGTTCAGGCAGTCGTTTAACTAA
- a CDS encoding DUF2256 domain-containing protein, giving the protein MKKGHLPTKVCAVCGKPFSWRKKWETVWDEVKYCSERCRRNKNQSPG; this is encoded by the coding sequence ATGAAAAAGGGTCATTTACCCACCAAGGTCTGCGCCGTTTGTGGAAAACCGTTCAGCTGGCGCAAGAAATGGGAAACCGTCTGGGACGAGGTGAAATACTGCAGTGAGCGCTGTCGGCGCAACAAAAACCAGTCGCCGGGCTGA
- a CDS encoding SDR family oxidoreductase — translation MNLQNNTILVTGGTSGFGFEFASRLIALGNTVIITGRNAQRLRETKEKLPAVHILQSDVSKADDIVRLYDQATQEFPELNVLINNAGEMRKISLHQPHELEDITREIEINLMGSIRMVQQFLPHLKTKANAAILNVTSGIALMPFPISPIYSASKSGLRAYTKALRVQLKNTNVKVIELVAPGSSTPLNDKFVNEDGFNAKALMAPDKIVAAAIKGMKNDQEEIYPGLASLMRLMSRIAPDFMLSQAGKMGASTMYGN, via the coding sequence ATGAACCTACAAAACAACACCATTCTCGTCACCGGCGGAACCAGCGGCTTCGGATTTGAATTTGCTTCCCGACTGATTGCCTTAGGCAACACCGTTATCATCACCGGAAGAAACGCCCAACGACTGCGGGAAACGAAAGAGAAACTTCCTGCGGTCCACATCCTGCAGAGCGACGTAAGCAAAGCGGATGACATCGTTCGTCTGTATGATCAGGCAACCCAGGAGTTTCCGGAGCTAAACGTCCTCATCAACAACGCCGGTGAAATGCGCAAAATCAGTCTGCATCAGCCGCATGAACTGGAAGACATCACCCGGGAAATTGAAATCAACCTGATGGGGTCCATCCGCATGGTGCAGCAATTTCTGCCGCATTTGAAAACAAAAGCAAACGCGGCCATCCTGAACGTCACCTCGGGTATTGCCTTGATGCCCTTCCCGATATCGCCCATTTACAGCGCGAGCAAATCCGGGTTGCGGGCTTACACAAAAGCCTTACGGGTGCAGTTGAAAAATACCAACGTCAAAGTGATTGAACTGGTGGCCCCCGGAAGCTCCACGCCGTTGAACGACAAATTTGTGAACGAAGACGGCTTTAATGCGAAGGCGCTGATGGCCCCCGATAAAATTGTGGCTGCGGCCATCAAGGGAATGAAAAACGATCAGGAGGAAATTTACCCCGGTTTGGCCAGCCTCATGCGGTTGATGAGCCGGATCGCACCCGACTTTATGCTTTCACAAGCCGGCAAAATGGGCGCTTCAACGATGTATGGTAACTAA
- a CDS encoding group III truncated hemoglobin: MSKRTLDSPEDIRFLVDSFYEKVQADDFIGPVFTDVAHVDWDKHLPKMYAFWENIILGNNAYQGHPFRPHLLINQQHTLTLDHFERWLKLFSETLTEHFEGTNAELTRQRATQIALVWNNKFQYINNDSYMG; the protein is encoded by the coding sequence ATGAGTAAACGAACGCTGGATTCACCGGAAGATATTCGTTTTCTGGTGGATTCGTTTTATGAGAAAGTGCAGGCCGATGATTTCATTGGCCCGGTTTTTACCGACGTTGCCCACGTTGACTGGGATAAACATTTGCCCAAAATGTACGCGTTCTGGGAAAACATCATCCTGGGCAACAACGCCTACCAGGGCCACCCGTTCCGGCCCCACCTGCTCATCAACCAGCAACATACGCTGACTCTCGACCATTTTGAGCGCTGGCTGAAACTGTTTTCGGAAACGCTGACGGAGCATTTTGAAGGCACCAATGCCGAACTGACCCGGCAACGGGCCACGCAGATCGCGCTGGTCTGGAACAACAAGTTTCAGTACATCAACAACGATTCGTACATGGGCTAA
- a CDS encoding flavin reductase family protein — protein sequence MHLTKEDLDNTERIRRLNIINSVTGIKPANLIGTVSNQGQSNLAIFSSVVHLGSNPALLGFVLRPERDAGQHTYENILETGYYTINHVHEDFIEQAHYTSAKFKREESEFDQCHLTEEYLSGFQAPFVKESSLKMGMKFLQGLPIELNGTMLIIGQIEHLIVPDEAVDEEGHFDLSRVNDAGISGLNTYYRLTKIGQFPYARPQTMPDFSSGDLT from the coding sequence ATGCACTTGACAAAAGAAGACCTCGACAACACCGAGCGGATCCGTCGGCTCAACATCATCAACTCCGTGACCGGCATCAAACCGGCGAACCTGATTGGCACGGTTTCCAACCAGGGGCAATCGAACCTGGCGATTTTTAGCTCGGTTGTTCATTTGGGAAGCAATCCGGCCCTGTTGGGCTTTGTGCTCCGGCCGGAGCGTGACGCGGGCCAGCATACGTACGAAAACATTCTCGAAACCGGCTACTACACCATCAACCACGTTCACGAGGACTTCATCGAGCAGGCGCACTACACCTCGGCTAAATTCAAACGGGAGGAATCGGAATTTGACCAGTGCCACTTAACGGAAGAATACCTCTCCGGTTTTCAGGCCCCGTTTGTGAAGGAAAGTTCGCTAAAAATGGGGATGAAGTTCTTGCAGGGTTTGCCGATTGAACTCAACGGAACGATGCTGATCATCGGTCAGATCGAACACCTGATTGTGCCCGACGAAGCCGTTGATGAGGAGGGCCATTTTGACCTAAGCCGCGTTAACGATGCCGGTATTTCCGGCCTGAACACCTACTACAGACTGACCAAAATCGGCCAGTTTCCGTACGCCCGTCCGCAAACCATGCCCGATTTTTCGTCGGGCGATCTGACATGA
- a CDS encoding family 20 glycosylhydrolase has protein sequence MIRFFLVLTAWLAVLAANAQQPAQRYPLIPYPTSLAPAAGQFTVTAQTALIVQDNRFANESRQLQALLQAGLRKPLPATGKGTRIVLQHDATLTNPEAYVLTITPQQVTLKAGQPVGMFRAIQTIRQLLPVDLESRSAKPVSSLVLPAVQIQDGPAYGWRGMHLDVSRHFYSIDYLEKFIDRLALYKFNTFHLHLTDDQGWRLEIKAYPKLTTEGAWRTFNNQDSVVLKRAVENPDFDLPKQFLRQHNGQTQYGGFYTQDQMRKLIAYAAARHIEIIPEIDMPGHLSSAIQAYPFLSCTGQPGMGKTFSVPVCPCNEPTYTFMETVLNEVMRLFPSSYIHIGADEVEKTTWAQSTACQELMKREGIKNVEELQSYFVHRIEAYVQSKGKKLLVWDDALEGGLKPSATVMYWRSWVKDAPQKAARNGNKVVMTPVSTLYFDSPPGIQSVENVYNLAVVPEGITPQQKNLFLGAQANIWTEYIPSENRADYMAMPRMTALSEVVWTARPNYASFQQRLLQHYGRMEKMGIHYRLPDLTGFAEENVFADKATLRIKKPLHSYTLRYTTDGSQPQSSSPELKDGLEISKPQTVRVAAFTPSGVRGDVYSLRYQQQAYATPATVAAPKAGLQCHYYKKYFKETKLMKQQTADSTYTINNVVVPKSVNAPSFGIQFRGSLTVPETGVYSFFYTCDDGGILRIADRMVVDNDGNHFPIEKSGQVALQKGAHPFEADFIEGGGGFTLKLKYSLNGSEPADIPDSWFSH, from the coding sequence ATGATCCGATTTTTCTTAGTGCTGACGGCTTGGCTGGCCGTCCTGGCAGCGAATGCGCAACAACCCGCGCAACGCTACCCGCTCATTCCCTACCCCACTTCGCTTGCACCCGCTGCGGGCCAGTTTACGGTAACGGCCCAAACCGCCCTGATCGTGCAGGACAACCGTTTTGCGAACGAAAGCCGGCAGTTGCAGGCCTTGCTCCAGGCTGGTCTGAGAAAACCGTTGCCCGCTACCGGCAAGGGCACCCGGATCGTCCTGCAGCACGATGCGACCCTGACCAATCCGGAAGCGTACGTCCTGACCATTACTCCTCAACAGGTAACGCTGAAGGCCGGACAGCCCGTCGGCATGTTCCGCGCCATCCAGACGATTCGCCAGTTGCTGCCCGTTGACCTTGAGAGCCGAAGTGCCAAACCGGTGTCGTCGCTGGTTCTTCCGGCGGTCCAGATTCAGGATGGCCCGGCTTACGGCTGGCGTGGGATGCACCTCGACGTGTCGCGCCATTTTTATTCCATCGACTATTTAGAAAAATTCATCGACCGGCTGGCGCTTTATAAGTTTAATACGTTTCACCTCCACCTGACCGACGACCAGGGCTGGCGGCTGGAAATCAAAGCCTATCCCAAACTGACGACCGAAGGCGCCTGGCGAACCTTCAACAACCAGGATTCGGTCGTTTTGAAACGCGCCGTCGAAAACCCGGACTTTGATTTACCGAAGCAATTTCTGCGGCAGCACAACGGCCAGACGCAATACGGCGGTTTTTACACGCAGGATCAGATGCGCAAGCTCATCGCCTACGCGGCCGCCCGGCACATCGAAATCATCCCCGAAATTGACATGCCCGGCCACCTGAGTTCGGCCATTCAGGCGTATCCATTTCTGAGCTGTACGGGCCAGCCGGGCATGGGAAAAACGTTTTCGGTGCCCGTTTGCCCCTGCAACGAACCCACGTACACGTTCATGGAAACTGTCCTGAACGAAGTAATGAGGCTCTTCCCGAGTTCCTACATCCACATCGGGGCCGACGAGGTTGAAAAAACCACCTGGGCGCAATCCACCGCCTGTCAGGAACTGATGAAACGGGAAGGCATCAAAAACGTGGAAGAGTTGCAAAGCTACTTCGTCCACCGGATTGAAGCGTACGTTCAGTCGAAGGGAAAGAAATTGCTGGTTTGGGACGACGCGCTCGAGGGCGGTCTTAAGCCCTCGGCGACGGTGATGTACTGGCGCAGTTGGGTGAAAGACGCTCCTCAGAAAGCCGCCCGCAACGGCAACAAGGTGGTGATGACGCCCGTCAGCACGCTGTACTTCGACAGCCCTCCGGGTATTCAGTCGGTCGAGAACGTGTATAACCTGGCCGTCGTTCCTGAAGGCATCACCCCACAGCAAAAGAACCTCTTCCTGGGCGCTCAGGCCAACATCTGGACCGAATACATTCCGTCGGAAAACCGGGCCGACTACATGGCCATGCCCCGCATGACGGCGCTATCGGAAGTGGTCTGGACGGCCCGCCCCAACTACGCATCGTTCCAGCAACGACTGCTTCAGCATTACGGGCGCATGGAAAAAATGGGCATTCATTACCGCCTGCCCGATCTGACCGGTTTTGCCGAAGAGAACGTTTTTGCCGATAAAGCCACACTGCGCATCAAAAAACCGCTGCACAGCTACACCCTGCGGTACACAACCGACGGTTCGCAGCCCCAGAGCAGTTCCCCCGAACTGAAAGACGGACTGGAAATTTCGAAACCGCAAACCGTTCGGGTGGCGGCTTTCACGCCCTCGGGGGTGCGCGGGGATGTGTACTCGCTTCGGTACCAGCAGCAAGCCTACGCAACGCCCGCAACGGTTGCTGCACCCAAAGCCGGTTTGCAGTGCCACTATTACAAAAAATACTTCAAGGAAACCAAGCTGATGAAACAGCAAACCGCCGACAGTACGTATACCATTAACAACGTGGTGGTGCCGAAATCCGTCAATGCGCCCAGCTTTGGCATTCAGTTTCGCGGCTCCCTGACCGTTCCGGAAACGGGCGTTTACAGCTTCTTCTACACCTGCGACGACGGCGGTATTCTGCGCATTGCCGACCGGATGGTGGTTGATAACGACGGCAACCATTTCCCCATTGAAAAAAGCGGGCAGGTTGCCTTACAGAAAGGGGCGCACCCGTTCGAAGCGGACTTCATCGAGGGCGGGGGCGGCTTTACGCTCAAGCTGAAATACAGCCTGAACGGGTCGGAACCCGCCGATATTCCCGATAGCTGGTTTTCGCACTAA
- a CDS encoding alpha/beta hydrolase family protein has translation MLTLNLRLLFLFLLIGCSAHAQTTDAFLPGDPLPDAPDLAPRGTYGVGVRTLKLTHQAQVDVLRTKDGKSPVYDRPLTVEVWYPARIPAGNDQLVTYNEVLGRANDPKRPLVPFTFTGRALRDAQPDPGTGAYPLVIVSHGYPGSRLLLTYLTENLASKGYVVAAIDHTESTYRDLGGFPSTLLNRPLDDLFVLDELARLSARNSGHFLAGLANADKTALIGYSMGGYGVLNVAGAGFSAQANKFFGQLTGGSPALQTRTMAAPDYKASQDPRIKAVVAFAPWGMERGVWDAEGLAGLKLPTLLVSGSKDDVSGYEKGVKAIYDGAVNADRYLLTYINARHNVAPNPPPAATLKPGQASEDYMHFAEPAWNERRINNINQHFVTAFLGIHLKGMDYAKYLALPESSDAEPWTGFKPRTSVGLEMRHAKP, from the coding sequence ATGTTGACCCTGAACCTGCGGTTGCTCTTTCTTTTTCTGCTCATCGGTTGTTCCGCCCACGCCCAGACCACCGACGCCTTTCTGCCCGGCGATCCGTTGCCCGACGCCCCGGACCTGGCCCCCCGCGGCACCTACGGAGTGGGCGTCCGGACGCTGAAGCTGACCCATCAAGCGCAGGTGGATGTGCTGCGGACCAAAGACGGAAAAAGCCCGGTTTACGACCGGCCGCTGACGGTTGAAGTCTGGTACCCGGCCCGGATTCCGGCGGGTAACGATCAGCTGGTTACGTACAACGAAGTGCTGGGCCGGGCCAACGACCCCAAACGTCCGCTGGTTCCGTTCACGTTTACGGGCCGGGCGCTGCGCGATGCCCAGCCGGACCCGGGCACAGGGGCCTATCCGCTCGTGATTGTCTCGCACGGCTACCCCGGCTCACGGCTTTTGCTGACGTACCTCACCGAAAATCTGGCATCCAAAGGCTACGTGGTTGCGGCCATCGACCATACCGAATCGACCTACCGCGACCTGGGCGGCTTTCCCAGCACACTGCTCAATCGCCCGCTCGACGACCTGTTTGTCCTGGATGAACTGGCCCGCCTGAGTGCCAGGAATTCGGGCCATTTTCTGGCCGGACTCGCCAATGCCGACAAAACCGCGCTGATCGGTTACTCAATGGGCGGCTACGGAGTTCTCAACGTGGCGGGGGCCGGATTCAGTGCTCAGGCGAATAAATTTTTCGGGCAACTGACCGGCGGTAGCCCGGCCTTACAGACCCGGACGATGGCGGCCCCCGACTACAAAGCGTCGCAGGACCCGCGCATCAAAGCTGTGGTCGCGTTTGCGCCCTGGGGCATGGAACGCGGGGTTTGGGATGCCGAAGGACTGGCGGGGTTGAAGCTCCCGACGCTGTTGGTATCGGGCAGCAAAGACGACGTTTCGGGGTACGAAAAAGGGGTCAAAGCGATCTACGACGGGGCCGTGAATGCCGACCGCTATTTGCTGACCTACATCAATGCCCGCCATAATGTTGCGCCGAACCCACCGCCAGCCGCCACGTTGAAACCCGGCCAAGCGTCCGAAGATTACATGCACTTCGCCGAACCCGCCTGGAACGAGCGCCGGATCAACAACATCAACCAGCATTTTGTCACGGCTTTTCTGGGCATTCACCTCAAAGGAATGGATTACGCAAAATACCTTGCGCTGCCCGAAAGCTCTGACGCCGAACCGTGGACGGGCTTCAAACCCCGGACGTCGGTGGGCCTCGAAATGCGTCACGCCAAACCGTGA
- a CDS encoding ArsC family reductase — MYTLYAIPNCDTVKKARTWLADHSVDYQFHDYKKQGIDRPTIEHWLTQKPWEELVNRAGTTWKKLPDAEKPADAEAAIALMMEKPSVIRRPIIEAKGKIIALGFKPDDYENVFSR, encoded by the coding sequence ATGTATACTTTGTACGCCATTCCAAATTGCGATACCGTGAAAAAAGCCCGTACCTGGCTGGCCGATCACAGTGTTGACTATCAGTTTCACGACTACAAAAAGCAGGGCATCGACCGGCCCACGATTGAACACTGGCTGACGCAAAAGCCGTGGGAAGAACTCGTCAACCGCGCCGGAACCACCTGGAAAAAACTGCCCGATGCCGAAAAGCCCGCAGACGCTGAAGCCGCCATCGCACTGATGATGGAGAAACCGTCGGTGATTCGTCGTCCGATCATCGAAGCGAAGGGGAAAATAATTGCGCTGGGTTTTAAACCGGATGACTACGAAAATGTGTTCTCCAGGTAG